TATGAAAGTCACTCCGCACGCGGCCAACTTTGTCCCCCAGAAGGCATCAGTGGGGATCATCCCGTTCCACCCGGGAGCTGCCAAGTATTTCAAGGAACAGGGAATAACAGTTAAGTAGGTTGCCCCGACACATAGTTGGATCTCAACGGGGGGCATTTGCTCCCCGTTGATGTTAGAAGCCTGACATTATGGGAGGTTTGTAATATGGAATGTGATCAGGGTCTGCGTAAAGCAGATGATATCGAAAAGCTGGACATCGTTCCGGAGATAGTTGAAGATCCTGATGAAAGTAAAAAGCGGAGACTATCCGGCTGGCAGTTTTACCTTGTGGCAGGCATTGCAATAACAGCTTCCTGCTTCCACCTCTACACAGCGGCATTCGGGCTTTTTGCGGCAATGACACAGAGGGCGTGGCACTGGATGTTCATGGGTGCGCTTCTCTTCCTTATATACCCCGCGTCACAGAAAAAAGGAAATAAGCTGAAGATAAGCATCTTTGACTGGATACCCGCGATACTTATTATCGTCGGATGCGCGAACATACTCCTTAACTACGACGCGATAGCAGCCCGCGAGGGCTCGGCGATCCCGTCTGACATCTACCTCGGCGTAATAATGATAGTGCTGGTGATAGAGGGCGCGCGCAGATCCCTGGGATGGCCGCTTCCGATAGTCGCGACGCTTGCCCTTGCTTACGGAGTATTCGGGCCTTATATGCCCGGCATCCTGGCACATGCGGGCTTCTCTTTTGAAGAGCTTGCCCCATTCATGTACCTGCGCACGGACGGGATATTCGGAGTACCTCTCGGAGTCTCGGCTTCGTTCATCTTCCTCTTCGTCCTCTTCGGTTCATTCCTCAGCACCTCGGGGGCCGGCCAGTTCTTTATCGACCTTGCCGTAGGACTTGCGGGTAAGAGCCAGGGCGGACCGGGAAAGGCTGCGGTAACGGCCAGCGGCTTCATGGGCATGGTCTCGGGAAGTTCGTGCGGAAACGCGGTCACGACCGGAGCGTTTACCATCCCGCTGATGAAGCATTCGGGTTATTCTCCTGAATTTGCGGGAGCCATAGTCGCAGCCGCCTCCACGGGAGGACAGGTCATGCCTCCTGTCATGGGAGCGGCAGCCTTCATAATGGCGCAGTTCCTCGGCATCTCTTACTGGGAGATCGTAGTCGGCGCGGCGATCCCGGCAACTCTCTACTTCATTTCGATAGGGGCAATGGTCCACTTCAGAGCCGGGAAGAAGCGCATGCCAAGGCTTACTGATGAACAGCTTCCAAACGTCAGGAAGGTACTTCGCCAGGGATGGCACCTTCTCCTTCCGATAGTTTTGCTTGTTGTATTCCTTGCTTTTGGCTACTCTCCGACAATGGCGGTCTTCTGGTCGATCGTTTCGCTTGTG
This portion of the Synergistaceae bacterium DZ-S4 genome encodes:
- a CDS encoding TRAP transporter permease, which gives rise to MECDQGLRKADDIEKLDIVPEIVEDPDESKKRRLSGWQFYLVAGIAITASCFHLYTAAFGLFAAMTQRAWHWMFMGALLFLIYPASQKKGNKLKISIFDWIPAILIIVGCANILLNYDAIAAREGSAIPSDIYLGVIMIVLVIEGARRSLGWPLPIVATLALAYGVFGPYMPGILAHAGFSFEELAPFMYLRTDGIFGVPLGVSASFIFLFVLFGSFLSTSGAGQFFIDLAVGLAGKSQGGPGKAAVTASGFMGMVSGSSCGNAVTTGAFTIPLMKHSGYSPEFAGAIVAAASTGGQVMPPVMGAAAFIMAQFLGISYWEIVVGAAIPATLYFISIGAMVHFRAGKKRMPRLTDEQLPNVRKVLRQGWHLLLPIVLLVVFLAFGYSPTMAVFWSIVSLVAASWMGDKEHRMTPRRIIDAMISGGTGAVDVAAACACSGIVIGVIAITGLGLAFSSFVLSMSQGILPLALFLTMIGSIILGMGVPTTAQYIITSTLAAPALAQMGVPMFSAHLFCLYFGVLADVTPPVALATYASAGIAKSEPLKTGFTALLVAAAGFIVPYMFIYNPGLLLQGSVFEIVFASVTALIAVIGLSAAVQGYFADDINIIERLLLLAVPFLIVYPTMLTNLIGAAIVVAIFAKQKGFGKKKNTLEGGTV